The following nucleotide sequence is from Bombina bombina isolate aBomBom1 chromosome 11, aBomBom1.pri, whole genome shotgun sequence.
GGCAGAGTACGTCTGCTCACAATAGCCATTTTATCAGTTAAGCCACACAACTCCCTCGTCAGGGAGTATAAAACATATAATATAGATATCCAGTAATAGGATGTGATGATGTTACCCAATACTAGTGCATATTAGAAATAATATTCAGTTGCTGTGGCAAGTATAGAATAATAGAGGAGGAAGCTGAACGTTACTGCTCCACTATATCCTCACAGTCAAATATTAAATGCCACAGGTTCCCTGTAAGGGATATAGTTTGGTGCTCGTAGCTAGTATAGATCAATAAAGGATACTAGGTTGTATAATAAATATTTGCCATTGAAGGCCAACGTAAGTTAGATCAACCACCCCAATACTATTCCATTTTAAACAATAAGTAACGCTAAGCCCCTATAGGGGATAGAGCTTAATGCTTGTAATTAAGGTCAATGATCCAAAGTTAGAgtattttagagttagtttttaacGCTATATGCCAATGAAGGCCAACAAAAACCACTACGATCTATTTGATAATTAACAATTTCAACAGCAAGGAGaaaagcagtgcgaacgcctgacgtacGTTTCGCATCTGCTTTGCCAAAGGCGACCCGCAACTTCACCTTTGCTTTCTTATAAAGGCCCGCCAGCCAATCCGATCAATCCGTTTAGCTCCATCAATCACATGTAGGCCAATCGCACTATTCGTTCTGCGATAGGCTAAGAGCAGGGGATGTGTGATTCTTGTGCCAAAGTGGGCGTGCATACCGTATTACGTGTATGAACACGCCTACCTGTCAGACTTTTCTTGATTCACAAGGAAATATTGTTACGTGATCTAAGGTGATCAGAACTGAAATTGTATGTTACGGACAATATTGATGTAGAGAGTGAGTGTGGTATAACCCAGCAaaaaccacacccttagggggcgcctccaaacacaaatgacaaaaaatagtagtgtgaaaggaaaaagagaaaatggaTATACAACTCTAAAAGCACTATATCTAACAAACAATGTCCATAGGAGATATGTGGAAAACAAGTTCCAATGTAcaatagtccaaaaaagtgtggcagctctcggttgtaggatggtcttcctatgatgttagataactgaaaaaacagaggcgccgacatggcctagtaatgcaaagataagtggctccaataaacacaaatccagatgtatactcacaagagcagcgcaccctgtggtgctattgatgcaggccggagcctcacagtggtccagctcactgtgggattgaagccctttggtgtattttttgtgagtacataattggtctgtgctgctattagcttcctgaggaagaccaggacctgctgggagttttccagtctgctgggtgactgttaggtcccagcctgctgttaatgcacctggaggtgcattggatcttgtaagtttattctttacttacttgtctctctgtcttaacaatactgggctatgtgcatatactttgtgtccacataggatatctactatcaatcccctcagggacatcttcaGGGTATCtacttcaatcccacagtgagctggaccactgcgaggctccggcctgcatcaatagcaccacagggtgcgctgctcttgtgagtatacatctggatttgtgtatattggagccacttatctttgcattactaggccatgtcggcgcctATGTTACGGACAATACAATTAGAACGGATCATTAAGAATCtgtttatattgtattttgtggaCATATCCGTTGGAGTATTtcacaaatatgaaaaatacataagatGTTTATTGATATTTTATCATAATCATGATTGTATTATTATATACTTAGGTAAGTGAAAATGCCTATAGAATATAAAGTATAGGTCGAGTAGTAGGTTTAAAATGACATAGTTCATATATTATCTAGTACCggagtgtgacagatagtagattGAACATGAAAATACATGTATTAATCATGTTTACAGATTCAgatgtacagatatatttattgacATGCTTGCAAACAAGCAGCATATATTTAATATTCAGATTCGTTGGTAAAAGTCATGCTCTCCAGAGTATTGTGAATAATTCCTATCTATtcatctgtttttgttattaacccAAAAAGGTACTGTAGGTAATTAGTTCATTCATGCCAAGAGGGTTCATGCATTGCAACCTGAAAATCCACTTTGTTTCGGCTCTAAGGAGGGCATTTTCAATGTTGCCACCCCTTATCCCAAGAGAAACCTTTTGGAGTATCCAACATTGGAGATCTGGTTTACAGTCCTGTTTCTCTAGGAAATGCCTAGCCACCGTTGTTAATTTCTTATCTCTTTCCAAGTCCTTTCTagcatttttaatactgcatataTGTTCCCCCAGGTGTTTTCTGAACTCTCGTGTAGACATCCCAACATATCtctttttacatttacatatatcGTATCAGTAGGAAAAATGTCAATCTGTTGTACATTCAGCATGTAGGGACAAAATATACATGTCCCACATGCGTATGTGCCCTTGAACCTATCCTTCCTTCGATTAATGTGTTTCACGAAGTGCCTTCTTGTTATTTTGTCTCTTATTTTGGGGGCTCTCTTCCAGCTCATAGCGATTGTGTCCCCCAGACATTTCGATATCCTCATCTGTTCTGAGAATATGGTCATGTTTGTTTAGAATTTCTTTTATCTCTTTATGTGCTTCATTAAAGGTACCAATGAAGCGAACTCTGTTGTCCATGTTAGTTCTAGATTTTGGTTTAGACAGGTCTAGTCTGTCCGTATGTTAGAGCCCTATGGTACGCTCTTTTTAGGACACTATTCGGGTATCCTCTGACTTTTAATCTGTTTTTCATATCCTTTGCTTGCTTTTTGTAGGTGAGCAAATCGGAGCAGTTACGTCTCAACCTGAGGAATTCTCCAAAGGGATTCGCTTTTTTTGGTCGATGGGTGATGTGCACTTTTATAATTAAGTATGGCATTTGTAGCGGTTTCTTTTCTGTATAAGTCTGATTGAACCTATCCAAACATATCTCTAGATATTCTCAGCTCATGAAATGTTACTGTCACGTTCTATTTCATATGTCAGTCGTAGATTCAGACTGTTACTGTTTAGGTTCTCAATGAATTCTTTGAATAGTGAGGCTTCCCCTTTCCAGATTATAAACACATAGTCTATATATCTGAGCCACAAAACAACATTCTCTGCAAATTTATCCATATTCTCCCCAAAGACAAACTCGCGTTCCCACCTTCTCAGATATATATTGGAGTATgttggggcacatgctgtgcccatggcggttccgtgAGTTTGAAGGAAAAATTTGTCATTGAAGACAAAAAAGTTGTGGCTCAGTATAAACTTAAGGAGCCTCACAATAAATCCGTTCTTCAGTGTATTCTCTGATGATTCCATCTGTAGGAAAGTTAACTGCATCTCACCCCCATTTGTGGTCTTTGGACGTATAGAGGGATTCTACATCGCAAGTTGGGAGTAGCATTTCTTCCTCTAAGGTCATACCTTCAATTTTACTCAAGACGTCCATTGTGTCCCTAGTGTAGGATAGCAGTGAAAGGACAATGTCCCTCAAATATAGGTCAAGATACCTGGATGCCTGTTCACAGAGGCTACCGATACCAGAaacaattggtcttcctggtggTACTGACTTGTTCTTATGTATCTTGGGCAGAAGGTAAAAGGTTGCAGTCTTTGGACTCTCAACCATCAGAAATTTGTATTCCTTATCATCAACATACATACGGACAGACTAGACCTGTTGAAACCAAAATCTAGAACTAACATGGACAACAGAGTTCGCTTTATTGGTACCTTTAATGAAGCACATAAAGATATAAAAGAAATTCTAAACAAACATGCCCATATTCTCAGAACAGATGATGATCTCTCGAAATGTCTGGGGGACACAATCACTATGAGCTGTAAGAGAGCCCCcacaataagagacaaaataacAAGAAGTCACTTCGTGAAATACATTAATCGAAGGAAGGATAGGTTCAAGGGCACataccagggtggatttgatttaaatcaaactgatttaattcacattttaaatcacaatttaaatcactagtcagtaaggcttgatttaaatcatagttttctacataaagactaattcttgctggtataactttaatatgcaagtagatgaagatttttagaataacaacttttcatattagtttttttatccccagtttaataggtttaatcaatataatttatatttggacaacttttctgttatacttaggaaggagaaaaataatcattaccttaataataacaatttaaatagatttattcaactgaaacaacattacagcatatgttatttgcttaaacaaacatccatgtttgttaactaatttggctaaacaagatatatttatatattaagaaacttagactgtcagcccagcctacacatgaaaaacttaaatactgtcctctgtagctcactcgtcatcttcagcttcttctttgttcataatctggaaaagaaaaacaagcgttcctgctttatcgggtcccaaacgatttctcaatttagaatgaatgagtccaaaggaagagaatattctttcaacgcctgcagaagaagctactgctgttaaaagtgaaatcattacttgaacagtctctaaatccaagtgcttaagtgacttccaccggttcactggtgtgactttctttaaaatatcttcagcaaacatatattccctgaatggttcccccttagctttgtagtttattatagttgGCATTACAGATGGATGATTGCTGGATACCCATGTCATAGCTAACTGATACCCATGTCATAGCTAACTGATACCCGTGTCATAGCTAACTGATACCCGTGTCATAGCTAACTGATACCCATGTCATAGCTAACTGATACCCATGTCATAGCTAACTGATACCCGTGTCATAGCTAACTGATACCCGTGTCATAGCTAACTGATACCCGTGTCATAGCTAACTGATACCCGTGTCATAGCTAACTGATACCCGTGTCATAGCTAACTGATACCCGTGTCATAGCTAACTGATACCCGTGTCATAGCTAACTGATACCCGTGTCATAGCTAACTGATACCCGTGTCATAGCTAACTGATACCCGTGTCATAGCTAACTGATACCCGTGTCATAGCTAACTGATACCCGTGTCATAGCTAACTGATACCCGTGTCATAGCTAACTGATACCCGTGTCATAGCTAACTGATACCCGTGTCATAGCTAACTGATACCCGTGTCATAGCTAACTGATACCCATGTCATAGCTAACTGATACCCATGTCATAGCTAACTGATACCCATGTCATAGCTAACTGATACCCATGTCATAGCTAACTGATACCCATGTCATAGCTAACTCCTCTTCCTCAGCACTTAAGTTTTGACCTTGATACTGGATATTGACAATATTTGCCAAAAAATGAGCTGGAGACAGTGCTTGTCCCAAATCtgatttaaatccaaaaaaatctgatttaaatccaaaaaaatctgatttaaatccaaaaaatccgatttaaatccaaaaaatcctatttttttttttttttaattattttttaaaaaaaatctgatttttttgatttttttctttaaaaagaaatcattgatttttatccaccctggcaCGTATTTTGTCCCTACATGCTGAATGTACAACAGATTGACATTTTTCGTACTGGTACGATATATGTAACTGACACTTTTTTAACTGTAAGAGCAAAAATATCATATACTGTATTGAGTGTAAATGTAAAAAGAGATATGTTGGGATGTTTACACGAGAGTTCAGAAAACACCTGGGGGAACAtatatgcagtattaaaaatgctAGAAAGGACTTGGAAAGAGATAAGAAATTAACAACGGTGGCTAGGCATTTCCTAGAGAAACAGGACTGTAAACCAGATCTCCAATGTTGGATACTCCAAAAGGTTTCTCTTGGGATAAGGGGTGGCAACATTGAAAATGCCCTCCTTAGAGCCGAAACAAAGTGGATTTTCAGGTTGCAATGCATGAACCCTCTTGGCATGAATGAACTAATTACCTACAGTACCTTTTTgggttaataacaaaaacagatgaATAGATAGGAATTATTCACAATACTCTGGAGAGCATGACTTTTACCAACGAATCTGTGAATATTAAATATATGCTGCTTGTTTGCAAGCATgtcaataaatatatctgtacatcTGAATCTGTAAACATGATTAATACATGTATTTTCATGTTCAATCTACTATCTGTCATACTCCGGTACTAGATAATATATGAACTATGTCATTTTAAACCTACTACTCGACCTATACTTTATATTCTATAGGCATTTTCACTTACCTAAGTGTATAATACAATCATGATTACGATAAAATATCAATAAACatcttatgtatttttcatatttgtgaAATACTCCAACGGATATGtccacaaaatacaatataaacaGATTCTTAATGATCCGTTCTAATTGTATTGTCCGTAACATACAATTTCAGTTCTGATCACCTTAGATCACGTAACAATATTTCCTTGTGAATCAAGAAAAGTCTGACAGGTAGGCGTGTTCATACACGTAATACGGTATACACGCCCACTTTGGCATAAGAATCACACACCCCCTGCTCTTAGCCTATCGCAGAACGAATAGTGCGATTGGCCTACATGTGATTGATGGAGCTAAACGGATTGATCGGATTGGCCGGCGGGCCTTTATAAGAAAGCAAAGGTGAAGTTGTGGGTCGCTTTGACAAAGCAGATGCAAAACGCGCGTCAGGTGTTCGCACTGCTTTTCTCCTTGCTGTTGAAATTTTTAATTATCAAATAGATCGTAGTGGTTATTGTTGGCCTTCATTGGCATATAGCgttaaaaactaactctaaaatacTCTAACTTTGGATCGTTGACCTTAATTACGAGCATTAAGCTCTATCCCCTATAGGGGCTTAGCGTTACTTATTGTTAAAAATGGAATAGTATTGGGGTGGTTGATCTAACTTACGTTGGCCTTCAATGGCAAATATTTATTATACAACCTAGTATCGTTTATTGATCTATACTAGCTACGAGCACCAAACTATATCCTTACAGGCAACCTGTGGCATTTAATATTTGACTGTGAGGATATAGTGGAGCAGTAACGTTCAGCTTCCTCCTCTATTATTCTATACTTGCCACAGCAACTGAATAGCATTTCTAATATGCACTAGTATTGGGTAACATCATCACATCCTATTACTGGATATCTATATTATATGTTTTATACTCCCTGACGAGGGAGTTGTGTGGCTTAACTGATAAAATGGCTATTGTGAGCAGACGTACTCTGCCTCTATTTGTTTTATAGTACTGCCGCTGAGAAATAATATAACGAATACATAACCCAGTTGTATGCATAATACACAACCTAACCAATTGTGTTCAAATTACTTACCAAATATTTTACCATCTACGATCTAAAAATACCTTATAAATACTGACCTCCAGGCTTTTGCCTGACTCAGGAGATACAGCAGTGCTTTCTAAatggaattttgtttttaaaacacaaTTACACATTCTTCCTATACTTGCTTTTAatagtggcatggtccacagttttgtttttaaatgattaaTGTTATGTTTTATCATTGAATTAATGAACTCTTCTCACACATACCGTACTTCACCACCTAACTTTTCATGGTAATAGGACCTGTAGGTGTGCCCAAATAATGCTTCTTACTTTTTACACTCTATAATAATTATCTAAtactggcattaggcactacctcctgATACACATAGGACTGTACTAGGAGGTTTCAGGTTGATATACCCTCCTTCCCTCCTCCCCTAAAGGTTATTggggataattaaaaaaaaataaaaaaaattctatatatctACCAaataagagagcactcaccaggacttattgcAATAAAGCATTTCAGGCTTTTATTAACAGGTGACGTTTTggggattccaaccccgtcctcagaccttacataaatacacaaattgcttaccttaaataccctccaccgacTAAACATGATGCTGTACCGGAAGTTGCCCGGCGTTCTGCTCGCACCATTGCTTATGCccagagcgtcggcatgacaaCCAGCCACAGCGTCATGCTAAAAAGTAAACAGCACCGTGGTTAAAAATCGTTAGCACAGAATATACAAAGCAGACTTACATATCATAATATGTGCTATCAATCCTTGCCATAGTAACTGCCTTACTTACTGAGAACATAATGcctactcacatatatacacttatagctaCGATCTAAGTCTCACTATTACTGACGCGAGTGTACTAATCCTAACTGTTAAAGCAACTGGACCCCTATCACTGCAACATAAAAACAATGCCAATCTAAGTGGGTATTCAGCCCACCAGGCACTTAGATTCAGCCCACCCACttagattggcattgttttttatagAGCCTTTCTGTAATCTAATTTGGTGGCTATACATGAGACTAGCTAGCTTACTTAGGTCAACCATGAGTTAGGCATAGCTAGGGTCCAATTTATCTAGTTTACTATTTTATATCTTTGCTCCACTATGGTTAATCAATGTTTAGTTATTTCTTAAAATAGTACGATTGGGCCATATGTATTGGCTGTAATAGCCTAAACAAAGTTAACCTGTCTTCCGATATGTTGTAGTGATAGGGGTCCAGTTGCTTTAACAGTTAGGATTAGTACACTCGCGTCAGTAATAGTGAGACTTAGATCGtagatataagtgtatatatgtgagtaggCATTATGTTCTCAGTAAGTAAGGCAGTTACTATGGCAAGGATTGATAGCACATATTATATGTAAGTCTGCTTTGTATATTCTGTGCTAACGATTTTTAACCACGGTGCTGTTTACTTTTTAGCATGACGCTGTGGCTGGTTGTCATGCTGACGCTCTGGGCATAAGCAATGGTGTGAGCAGAACGCCGGGCGACTTCCGGTACAGCATCATGTTTAGTCGGTGGAGAGTATTTAAGGTAAgcaatttgtgtatttatgtaaggtctgaggacggggttggaatccccgaaacgtcacctgttAATAAAAGCCTGAAATGCTTTATTgcaataagtcctggtgagtgctctcttattTGGGATAGTTTGAATGGACTTTGGATGCACCCCGGGCAGTTAATTTGTGAAGAGAGTGCAGAGTTCACAtgggacatttttatatatatatatataatagatagatataatatagcgTGTGACTGGGCCTTGTGTGTCTGTGAGCCCTTATGTGTGTCACCTGTGTGATACTAAGTGTAACAACTATAGATTTGTGTATGTCCTGGCCTTTTTGGGCCCCTCTCTGTGTTTGGAAATTTGCAAGGTGACTATAAGTCATTATAATTGTTTGCAACTTAATTTATCTCTTATCTTATGAAGCAGCTGGTTATAGATTTAAACCGGTTATGAAAAGTCTTTTGTATGTGCATTGATCATAGCTAATCTGAGACGCCTCTAATTCTTGTGTGCCAATATGTTCCTAGGTTCCCTGCATACATAGCGGGGATTACACAGAGAAAATGCCCAAAGTTAAGAGAAGCAGGAAGCCTCCCCCAGACGGCTGGGAGCTGATAGAGCCCACACTAGATGAGCTGGATCAGAAAATGCGTGAAGGTGAGTGTGGTCCTGGCCACTGCTAAAGCTTTTGTCTGTAACTTTACCTAACGGACGCATTCTTCTCCCAGCGGAAACTGAGCCTCATGAAGGGAAAAGGAAAGTGGAGTCACTGTGGCCGATCTTTCGAATTCATCACCAGAAAACGCGCTATATCTTTGACCTATTCTACAAGAGGAAGGCGATCAGCAGAGGTAATGCAGATCCACTGGTCACCTCTTGTAAAAGGCTCCATGGGTGCTGCTGTGCTCATTTAACCATGTTCACTCAAACACAAGTCCAATGTGAAAACTGTTACATTTTAGTCTTTTAGTGGTTAGTTACTTATAATCCAGAGGAGCCATTACATGAGTATGCAAcgctactgttatatactacacatgtataatgcagcgctactgttatatactacacatgtataatgcagcgctactgttatatactacacatatataaTGCAAcgctactgttatatactacacatgtataatgcagcgctactgttatatactacacaTGTATAATGCAAcgctactgttatatactacacaTGTATAATGCAACGCTACAGTTATATACTACACATGTATAATGCAACGCTACAGTTATATACTACACATGTATAATGCAAcgctactgttatatactacacaTGTATAATGCAACGCTACAGTTATATACTACACATGTATAATGCAAcgctactgttatatactacacatgtataatgcagcgctactgttatatactacacaTGTATAATGCAAcgctactgttatatactacacaTGTATAATGCAACGCTACAGttatatactacacacatataatgcagcgctactgttatatactacacacatataatgcagcactactgttatatactacacaTGTATAATGCAAcgctactgttatatactacacacatataatgcagcgctactgttatatactacacacatataatgcagcgctactgttatatactagacaCATATAATGcagcactactgttatatactacacaTGTATAATGcagcactactgttatatactacacacatataatgcagcgctactgttatatactgcatcaATGAAAATATAAATGTGCTTAAAGTAAAGTGGTGTTAACACTTTAGATACCGACTATAAAAATATCAGATGTCAACAGTTCTTGGTGTATTGTAATACAGTCTTTATTGCTGAAAAGATCCTCAAAAGGTAATTCTCAAAGGAAAAAAGGGTAACAGCATAAATCTGTTTACAATGTAATTCAGTATCACTGCAGAACAGGTCCAACTCGCATGATAAAGAGCTACAACTAGTTCTAGGGTAAGTGCTCAACAAACAAATCTCCCATATAGCAgcatacaaatttattaaaatgtttaaaaacagacaGCACTGGGGGTATAACAGTTCAGGCTTATACTCCCATATAGTGCGTTCAAGTCCTTAAAAacatgcttgcctgataaattttatttatttcttgacacgatgagtccacggatcatctgattactattgggaatatcactcctggccaacaggaggcggcaaagagcaccacagcaaaagctgttaaatatcacctcccttccctccaaccccagtcattcgaccgaagtaaaaggagagaaaggaagcaacaaggtgtagaggtgtctgaggtttataacataacataaaaaaacctgtcttaaaaaaaacagggcgggccgtggactcacagtgtcaagaaataaatacatttatcaagtaagcatacattttgttttctttctaatgacacagtgagtccacggatcatctaattactattgggaatcaatacccaaactagaaTACTCAgaagatacgggagggacaagacagggaacctaaacagaaggcaccactgcttgaagaacctttctcacaaaagcagcctcagctgagacaaacatatcaaatttatagaactttgaaaaagtgtgaagagaggaccaagttacagccttgcaaatctgtttcacagaagcttcatttttgaatgcccaagaagaggaaatagccctcgtagaatgagccgtaactctctcaggaggctgctgtccagcagtttcataggcaaaacgtattattctcttcagccacaaagaaagagaagtagccctgtagctttctgccccttacgtttcccagagaaaaccacaaaccgagcagaagactggcgaaaatccttagtcgcctctaaatagaatttcaatgcacgcaccacgtctaggttgtgcagcagatgtTCCTTatcagaagaagggttaggacataaagaaggaacaacaatctcctgattaatgttccgatctgaaaccactttagggatcaatcctaacttagtacgcaaaactaccttatccaaatgaaaaataaggtaaagagactcatactgtaatgctgagagctctgaaactctacgagcagatgcaatagcaacaagaaacaaaaccttccaagataacaatttaatatctaagg
It contains:
- the BUD31 gene encoding protein BUD31 homolog, whose translation is MFSRWRVFKVPCIHSGDYTEKMPKVKRSRKPPPDGWELIEPTLDELDQKMREAETEPHEGKRKVESLWPIFRIHHQKTRYIFDLFYKRKAISRELYDYCIREGYADKNLIAKWKKQGYENLCCLRCIQTRDTNFGTNCICRVPKSKLEVGRIIECTHCGCRGCSG